The DNA segment CCGACGGTTCGGGCGGGCAGTTCGGCGGTGACCCGGATCGGCGCGTCGGGCTCGGCGACCAGCGGACCCGGATCGGTGTCCAGGATCGCGACCGGGCGCGGGGCGGAGAGCTCCCGGCGGCCGTCGGTGAACTGGCCCATCATCAGGTCGGCGGAGCGGATCGGGCCGTCGTGTTCGGTCCATTCCCGGCCGGTGGCGATGACCTGCCGGGACCCGTCAGCGAAGTCCAGCACGAGCTGGCAGAGGAAGCCGGGGGCGTCGCCGTAGTGGCGGGCCGGGCGGCGCGGGTCGAAGCCGACGTACCCGCTCCACCAGCCGTCGGCGACGGTCGCGGCCAGGGTGTTGCCGCCGGCCCGGACCTGGTCCGTCACGTCGTAGGTCTGGTACTGGATGCGGTGGTGATATTCGGTCCAGCCGGGCGCCAGCTCGTGGTCGCCGATCCGGGTGTCGTTGAGGCTCGCCTCATAGACGCCGCGGGCGGTCGCGTACAGGCGGGCCCGGACCGGCGCGGCGGTGAGGTGGAAGGTCCGGCGCAGGTGGATCGGCGCCTCGGTGACCCCGGGCGTGACCAGGTCGTCGTCGGTCGGCGGATCGACCGGGGGCAGCGCGGCCGGGTCGCGGCCGATCCACACCGCCGGCCAGTCCTCCCGGTGCGGCAGGCCGGTCTCGAACCAGGTCCGCGCGGTGCCGGCCGATGCGCCGGTCTCGTCGAAGACCTCGACGCGCCAGTGGTACCGGGTGGCCGAGCGCAGGACCGGCCCGTCCCAGGTGATCAGGAGTGTCTCGGGGGATTCCCGCCGGCCGGTGTCCCAGACCGGCTCGTCGCCGAGGAAGGCGGTGATGCGGTAGGCGCTCTGTGCGGCGCCGTTGCGGTCCGAGCGCAGTTTCCAGGACAGGCGCGGCCGGGGCTCGTCGACGCCGAGGGGTTCGGTGCGCTGCTCGGTGGTGAGGCCGTAGACGATCATCCTTTGAGACCTCCGGCGAATCCGTTGATGATGCTGCGCTGCAGGGCCAGGTAGACGGCGAGGACCGGCACGATGCTGATCAGCAGGGCGGCGAAGATGAGGTTCCAGTCGGAGACGAACTGGCCGACGAAACCGGCTACCGCGACCGGCATGGTCTGCTGGTCGCTGCCGGACAGGTAGAGCAGCGGGGTGAAGAAGTCGTTCCACACGCTGACGGCGTTGAGGACCAGCGCGGTGACCGTGATCGGTTTGAGCATGGGCAGGATGACGTAGCGGAACGCGGTCAGAGGCCCGCAGCCGTCGATGGTGGCGGCCTCTTCGAAGTCGCGCGGCAATGCGCGCAGGAAGCCGACGTACAGGAAAGTGGTGAAAGGGACCTGCAGGCCGGAGTAGAAGAGCACCAGGGACCACACCGATCCGAGAAGTCCCAGGTCGCGGATGGTCTGGTAGAGCGGGAGCGCGGCGAGCTGGAACGGCAGGATCAGGCCCAGCATGATCAGCAGGAAGGTGCCGCGCGACCAGTGCGCGGTCGATCGGGCCAGTGGATAGGCGGCCAGCGACGACACGACCAGCACGATCAGGACGCTGACCGTGGTGACGAGCACGCTGTTGATCAGGGCGCCGCCGAGTCCGCCCTCGCGCCAGGCCTCGGTGAAGTTGGCGAGCGTCGGGCTCTGGGTGAGCGCGATCGGCGAGGAGGTGTCGCTCGGCGCCCGGAAGGCGAGGTTGACCAGCACGTAGACGGGGAAGGCGAACACGACCGCCACCGCGATCATCACGGCTTCCAGCAGGAATGTCTTCGTCGTGTATCGGTTCATGACGCGGCCTTCTCGTTGCGGTTGAGGACGGCGTACTGGCCGGCGGAGATGACCGCGACGATGGCGGTGAGCACGACGGCGAGGGCGATGCTGTAGCCGAATTCGCCGAGGGTGAACGCGTCCTTGTAGATCAACGTGGAGATGGTGTCGGTGGCGTGCCCGGGCCCTCCGCCGGTCATGCCGTAGACCTGGTCGAACAGCTTGAGCCCGCCGATGATCGAGAGCATCACGTTGATCGTGATGGCCGGCGCGAGCAGGGGCCGGGTCACCGACCAGAAGCGGCGGACCGGACCACTGCCGTCGATCGCGGCCGCCTCGTAGATCTCCCGCGGGATCGACTGGAGGCCGGCGATGAAGATGACCATCGAGTAGCCGGCGTACTGCCAGACCACGACCATGACGATCATCCAGAGGGCGAGGTCGGGGTCACCGAGCCAGTTCTGGCCTCTCATGCCGAAGAATCCGAGCAGGCTGTTCACCGCGCCGTCCGGGCCGAGCAGGTTGCGCCACAGATAGGCGGTGACGATCTGCGCGACGACGGCCGGGGCGAACAGTAGTACCCGCAGGAGGTTTCGGCTCTTGATGGCGGTGTTGACGCCGAGCGCGAGCAGCAGGCCGAGCCCGTTCTGCAGGACGGTGATCGCGACCGCCACCAGTAGGGTGTGCCCGATGGCCTGCACCGCGTCCGGGTCGTCGGTCATCGCCCGGAAGTTGTCCAGGCCGATGAACGCGAAGTCCGGGTCGAGGCCGTCCCAGTCGGTGAAGGCGTAGTAGACGCCGCGGGCGCTGGGGACGAGCACGACGAACGCGAACAGCAGCAGTGCCGGGACGGTGAACCACCAGGGGGGCGCGGCATGTGCCCGGCGGCGGAGCGGCGCCGGTGCGGCCGCCCGGCTGGGACGCCGCTGTCGAAGATCGGTTGTCACGGGAAACCCACCTTGCTGAATCGTTTCATGATCAGGTGGAACGGCCGCGGCGCCGGGGGCGGCCTCTGCGGCGCTGGAGTGATGTGGGCAACGTTTTCCAAATGTTTCGCCGACCTTACGAGCGCGTGCCGAAGAGCGTCAAGGGTTTCATTGCCTTTTGGTGGTCGCCTACACCGCTTCCCCGCCGCCTCGATGATCTCTATCGTGGGTAACGTTTCACTAAGCGGGGAGAGCGCATGCACCAACAGCCGGTAACCGCCCGAAGGGTGACAATCGTGGACGTGGCCCGGCATGCGGGCGTGTCGACGACGGCGGTGTCCAAGGTGCTGCGCAACGCGTACGGCGTCAGTCCCGGGATGCGCACCCGGGTCAGCGCCGCCGTCGACGAGCTCGGCTACCGGCCCTCGGCCGCCGCCCGTGCTCTGCGCGGGCGCACCTGGACCGTCGGCGTGATGCTGCCCGACGTCCGGAACCCGTTCTTCGCCGACATCCTCGACGGTGTCGCCGAGCACCTCGGCGACACCGAGTACCAGCTGTTCATCACGTCCGGCTGCGACGACGTGACCAGCGAGGCCCGGGTCACCGAGGCGATGATCGACCGCAGCATGGACGGCCTGATCCTGATCGCGCCGGTGTCGCCGCCGGCGCACCTGGACCGCGTCGGGCGTACCGTGCCGACCGTGGTCATCGGCCGGCACAGCCGATCGACCTGCTTCGACACCGTCAACGACGACGACTTCACCGGCGCCGCGCTGATGGTCGCCCACCTCGCCGGCCTCGGTCACCGCCGCATCGCGCACATCGAGCACCACGAGACCGACCCCGTGCGGCTCGCCGAGATGCCGAACGCGCTCCGCGCCGACGGCTACCGCCACGCCA comes from the Actinoplanes sp. OR16 genome and includes:
- a CDS encoding carbohydrate ABC transporter permease; translation: MNRYTTKTFLLEAVMIAVAVVFAFPVYVLVNLAFRAPSDTSSPIALTQSPTLANFTEAWREGGLGGALINSVLVTTVSVLIVLVVSSLAAYPLARSTAHWSRGTFLLIMLGLILPFQLAALPLYQTIRDLGLLGSVWSLVLFYSGLQVPFTTFLYVGFLRALPRDFEEAATIDGCGPLTAFRYVILPMLKPITVTALVLNAVSVWNDFFTPLLYLSGSDQQTMPVAVAGFVGQFVSDWNLIFAALLISIVPVLAVYLALQRSIINGFAGGLKG
- a CDS encoding carbohydrate ABC transporter permease — translated: MTTDLRQRRPSRAAAPAPLRRRAHAAPPWWFTVPALLLFAFVVLVPSARGVYYAFTDWDGLDPDFAFIGLDNFRAMTDDPDAVQAIGHTLLVAVAITVLQNGLGLLLALGVNTAIKSRNLLRVLLFAPAVVAQIVTAYLWRNLLGPDGAVNSLLGFFGMRGQNWLGDPDLALWMIVMVVVWQYAGYSMVIFIAGLQSIPREIYEAAAIDGSGPVRRFWSVTRPLLAPAITINVMLSIIGGLKLFDQVYGMTGGGPGHATDTISTLIYKDAFTLGEFGYSIALAVVLTAIVAVISAGQYAVLNRNEKAAS
- a CDS encoding LacI family DNA-binding transcriptional regulator, with the translated sequence MARHAGVSTTAVSKVLRNAYGVSPGMRTRVSAAVDELGYRPSAAARALRGRTWTVGVMLPDVRNPFFADILDGVAEHLGDTEYQLFITSGCDDVTSEARVTEAMIDRSMDGLILIAPVSPPAHLDRVGRTVPTVVIGRHSRSTCFDTVNDDDFTGAALMVAHLAGLGHRRIAHIEHHETDPVRLAEMPNALRADGYRHAMLSHGIGEHIDIAATSYTRDGGYHGARILLGRDDPPTAIFAGADVAALGVLDALTEAGLSVPGDISVAGYDDITLAGFRPISLTTVDQGGRRIGTVASRLLLDRITDPGRPATQVKLSPTPVVRATTGPPR